The following are encoded together in the Bos indicus isolate NIAB-ARS_2022 breed Sahiwal x Tharparkar chromosome 29, NIAB-ARS_B.indTharparkar_mat_pri_1.0, whole genome shotgun sequence genome:
- the RCE1 gene encoding CAAX prenyl protease 2 isoform X8: MEGPAVAVCELLLQEALMVVWSSRSSLKAHQKLQASLSVAVDSIMSIMTGSTNSTFRKTCLQTLQAADTQEFGTKLHKSFHEVTQHRFVYHCSQAVKQQLLPEKNEAEQNTDEAHENSSLELLAGTGEQTENKRLKRGSQGMEETRAFRSAGALNPSEAASRRAEPTAAPLTFSRSRTGSGNGLEGPSCSHKAALHQCPGGVKSLAPLRATLEGTYRHPGTSLLTLMGFRLEGIFPAALLPLLLTMILFLGPLMQLSMDCPCDLADGLKVVLAPRSWARCLTDMRWLRNQVIAPLTEELVFRACMLPMLAPCTGLGPAVFTCPLFFGVAHFHHIFEQLRFRQSSVGSIFLSAAFQFSYTAVFGAYTAFLFIRTGHLIGPVLCHSFCNYMGFPAVCAALEHPQRRPLLAGYALGVGLFLLLLQPLTDPKLYGSLPLCVLLERAGDSEAPLCS, translated from the exons GCTCATCAGAAACTACAGGCCTCACTGTCAGTGGCTGTGGATTCCATCATGAGTATTATGACTGGAAGCACAAATAGCACCTTCCGGAAGACCTGCCTCCAGACGCTTCAG GCAGCTGACACACAGGAATTTGGGACCAAGCTGCATAAATCATTTCATGAGGTCACCCAGCACCGATTTGTTTACCACTGCTCACAGGCGGTGAAGCAG CAGCTGCTCCCAGAGAAAAATGAGGCAGAGCAGAACACAGACGAGGCACATGAGAACAGCAGCCTGGAACTCCTTGCAG GGACCGGCgagcaaacagaaaacaagaggCTTAAGAGAGGCAGCCAAGGCATGGAGGAGACGCGGGCCTTCCGCTCTGCTGGGGCCTTGAACCCTTCAGAGGCCGCTTCGCGCCGCGCCGAGCCCACCGCGGCCCCGCTGACCTTTAGCAGAAGCAGGACGGGCTCCGGGAACGGCCTGGAG GGACCATCCTGCAGTCATAAAGCGGCGCTTCACCAGTGTCCTGGTGGTGTCAAGTCTCTCGCCCCTCTGCGTGCTACTCTGGAGGGAACTTACAGGCATCCAG GCACATCCCTGCTCACCCTGATGGGATTCAGGCTGGAGGGCATTTTCCCAGCAGCGCTGCTGCCCCTGCTGCTGACCATG ATCCTTTTCTTGGGCCCACTGATGCAGCTTTCCATGGATTGCCCCTGTGACCTGGCAGATGGCCTGAAGGTTGTCCTAG CCCCTCGCTCCTGGGCCCGCTGCCTCACAGACATGCGTTGGCTGCGAAACCAAGTGATCGCCCCCctgacagaggagctggtgttcCGGGCCTGCATGCTGCCCATGTTAGCGCCGTGCACAGGCCTGGGCCCTGCTGTGTTCACCTGCCCACTCTTCTTTGGAGTTG CCCATTTTCACCACATTTTTGAGCAGCTTCGTTTCCGCCAGAGCAGTGTGGGGAGCATCTTTCTGTCTGCAG CGTTCCAGTTCTCCTACACAGCTGTCTTCGGTGCCTACACTGCTTTCCTCTTCATCCGCACAG GACACCTGATTGGGCCGGTTCTCTGCCACTCCTTCTGCAATTACATGGGCTTTCCTGCCGTGTGTGCAGCCCTGGAGCATCCGCAGAGGCGGCCCCTGCTGGCAGGCTATGCCCTGGGTGTGGGACTCTTCCTGCTTCTGCTCCAGCCCCTCACGGACCCTAAGCTCTACGGCAGCCTTCCCCTTTGTGTGCTTTTGGAGCGGGCAGGGGACTCAGAGGCTCCCCTGTGCTCCTGA
- the RCE1 gene encoding CAAX prenyl protease 2 isoform X10, whose protein sequence is MEETRAFRSAGALNPSEAASRRAEPTAAPLTFSRSRTGSGNGLEGPSCSHKAALHQCPGGVKSLAPLRATLEGTYRHPGTSLLTLMGFRLEGIFPAALLPLLLTMILFLGPLMQLSMDCPCDLADGLKVVLAPRSWARCLTDMRWLRNQVIAPLTEELVFRACMLPMLAPCTGLGPAVFTCPLFFGVAHFHHIFEQLRFRQSSVGSIFLSAAFQFSYTAVFGAYTAFLFIRTGHLIGPVLCHSFCNYMGFPAVCAALEHPQRRPLLAGYALGVGLFLLLLQPLTDPKLYGSLPLCVLLERAGDSEAPLCS, encoded by the exons ATGGAGGAGACGCGGGCCTTCCGCTCTGCTGGGGCCTTGAACCCTTCAGAGGCCGCTTCGCGCCGCGCCGAGCCCACCGCGGCCCCGCTGACCTTTAGCAGAAGCAGGACGGGCTCCGGGAACGGCCTGGAG GGACCATCCTGCAGTCATAAAGCGGCGCTTCACCAGTGTCCTGGTGGTGTCAAGTCTCTCGCCCCTCTGCGTGCTACTCTGGAGGGAACTTACAGGCATCCAG GCACATCCCTGCTCACCCTGATGGGATTCAGGCTGGAGGGCATTTTCCCAGCAGCGCTGCTGCCCCTGCTGCTGACCATG ATCCTTTTCTTGGGCCCACTGATGCAGCTTTCCATGGATTGCCCCTGTGACCTGGCAGATGGCCTGAAGGTTGTCCTAG CCCCTCGCTCCTGGGCCCGCTGCCTCACAGACATGCGTTGGCTGCGAAACCAAGTGATCGCCCCCctgacagaggagctggtgttcCGGGCCTGCATGCTGCCCATGTTAGCGCCGTGCACAGGCCTGGGCCCTGCTGTGTTCACCTGCCCACTCTTCTTTGGAGTTG CCCATTTTCACCACATTTTTGAGCAGCTTCGTTTCCGCCAGAGCAGTGTGGGGAGCATCTTTCTGTCTGCAG CGTTCCAGTTCTCCTACACAGCTGTCTTCGGTGCCTACACTGCTTTCCTCTTCATCCGCACAG GACACCTGATTGGGCCGGTTCTCTGCCACTCCTTCTGCAATTACATGGGCTTTCCTGCCGTGTGTGCAGCCCTGGAGCATCCGCAGAGGCGGCCCCTGCTGGCAGGCTATGCCCTGGGTGTGGGACTCTTCCTGCTTCTGCTCCAGCCCCTCACGGACCCTAAGCTCTACGGCAGCCTTCCCCTTTGTGTGCTTTTGGAGCGGGCAGGGGACTCAGAGGCTCCCCTGTGCTCCTGA
- the RCE1 gene encoding CAAX prenyl protease 2 isoform X11 gives MGFRLEGIFPAALLPLLLTMILFLGPLMQLSMDCPCDLADGLKVVLAPRSWARCLTDMRWLRNQVIAPLTEELVFRACMLPMLAPCTGLGPAVFTCPLFFGVAHFHHIFEQLRFRQSSVGSIFLSAAFQFSYTAVFGAYTAFLFIRTGHLIGPVLCHSFCNYMGFPAVCAALEHPQRRPLLAGYALGVGLFLLLLQPLTDPKLYGSLPLCVLLERAGDSEAPLCS, from the exons ATGGGATTCAGGCTGGAGGGCATTTTCCCAGCAGCGCTGCTGCCCCTGCTGCTGACCATG ATCCTTTTCTTGGGCCCACTGATGCAGCTTTCCATGGATTGCCCCTGTGACCTGGCAGATGGCCTGAAGGTTGTCCTAG CCCCTCGCTCCTGGGCCCGCTGCCTCACAGACATGCGTTGGCTGCGAAACCAAGTGATCGCCCCCctgacagaggagctggtgttcCGGGCCTGCATGCTGCCCATGTTAGCGCCGTGCACAGGCCTGGGCCCTGCTGTGTTCACCTGCCCACTCTTCTTTGGAGTTG CCCATTTTCACCACATTTTTGAGCAGCTTCGTTTCCGCCAGAGCAGTGTGGGGAGCATCTTTCTGTCTGCAG CGTTCCAGTTCTCCTACACAGCTGTCTTCGGTGCCTACACTGCTTTCCTCTTCATCCGCACAG GACACCTGATTGGGCCGGTTCTCTGCCACTCCTTCTGCAATTACATGGGCTTTCCTGCCGTGTGTGCAGCCCTGGAGCATCCGCAGAGGCGGCCCCTGCTGGCAGGCTATGCCCTGGGTGTGGGACTCTTCCTGCTTCTGCTCCAGCCCCTCACGGACCCTAAGCTCTACGGCAGCCTTCCCCTTTGTGTGCTTTTGGAGCGGGCAGGGGACTCAGAGGCTCCCCTGTGCTCCTGA
- the RCE1 gene encoding CAAX prenyl protease 2 isoform X9 produces MAALGGDGFRLLSVSRPERQPESAALGGPGPGLCCWVSVFSCLSLACSYVGSLYVWKSELPRDHPAVIKRRFTSVLVVSSLSPLCVLLWRELTGIQPGTSLLTLMGFRLEGIFPAALLPLLLTMILFLGPLMQLSMDCPCDLADGLKVVLAPRSWARCLTDMRWLRNQVIAPLTEELVFRACMLPMLAPCTGLGPAVFTCPLFFGVAHFHHIFEQLRFRQSSVGSIFLSAAFQFSYTAVFGAYTAFLFIRTGHLIGPVLCHSFCNYMGFPAVCAALEHPQRRPLLAGYALGVGLFLLLLQPLTDPKLYGSLPLCVLLERAGDSEAPLCS; encoded by the exons ATGGCGGCGCTGGGCGGGGACGGGTTTCGCCTGCTGTCGGTGTCGCGGCCAGAGCGGCAGCCCGAGTCGGCGGCTCTGGGCGGTCCAGGCCCCGGGCTGTGCTGCTGGGTGTCTGTGTTCTCTTGTCTCAGCCTCGCCTGCTCCTACGTGGGCAGTCTCTACGTCTGGAAGAGCGAGCTGCCCAG GGACCATCCTGCAGTCATAAAGCGGCGCTTCACCAGTGTCCTGGTGGTGTCAAGTCTCTCGCCCCTCTGCGTGCTACTCTGGAGGGAACTTACAGGCATCCAG ccaGGCACATCCCTGCTCACCCTGATGGGATTCAGGCTGGAGGGCATTTTCCCAGCAGCGCTGCTGCCCCTGCTGCTGACCATG ATCCTTTTCTTGGGCCCACTGATGCAGCTTTCCATGGATTGCCCCTGTGACCTGGCAGATGGCCTGAAGGTTGTCCTAG CCCCTCGCTCCTGGGCCCGCTGCCTCACAGACATGCGTTGGCTGCGAAACCAAGTGATCGCCCCCctgacagaggagctggtgttcCGGGCCTGCATGCTGCCCATGTTAGCGCCGTGCACAGGCCTGGGCCCTGCTGTGTTCACCTGCCCACTCTTCTTTGGAGTTG CCCATTTTCACCACATTTTTGAGCAGCTTCGTTTCCGCCAGAGCAGTGTGGGGAGCATCTTTCTGTCTGCAG CGTTCCAGTTCTCCTACACAGCTGTCTTCGGTGCCTACACTGCTTTCCTCTTCATCCGCACAG GACACCTGATTGGGCCGGTTCTCTGCCACTCCTTCTGCAATTACATGGGCTTTCCTGCCGTGTGTGCAGCCCTGGAGCATCCGCAGAGGCGGCCCCTGCTGGCAGGCTATGCCCTGGGTGTGGGACTCTTCCTGCTTCTGCTCCAGCCCCTCACGGACCCTAAGCTCTACGGCAGCCTTCCCCTTTGTGTGCTTTTGGAGCGGGCAGGGGACTCAGAGGCTCCCCTGTGCTCCTGA